From a single Brassica oleracea var. oleracea cultivar TO1000 chromosome C5, BOL, whole genome shotgun sequence genomic region:
- the LOC106343620 gene encoding protein trichome birefringence-like 38 — MGFYFISLLFLPLLSVFILSGSKQAFASDNTLLVNTDHRNSTAHGGLSSLRGKKQRSGCNLFQGRWVFDASYPFYDTSSCPFIDGEFNCGKRPDKQFLKYSWQPASCSIPRFDGAAFLRRWRGKRVMFVGDSLSLNMWESLGCMIHASVPNAKYTFLKRTPLSTITFQEYGVTLYLYRTPYIVDIAREKVGRVLNLGAIEGGANAWKNMDVLVFNSWHWWTHKGNSQGWDYIRDGSSLVRDMNRLDAFYKGLSTWGRWVDQNVDTTKTKVFFQGISPTHYEGREWNEPRKSCTGQMQPLGGSNYPSGQPASAGVVSKVLGAMKTRVSLLDITTLSQLRKDAHPSTYGGDGGNDCSHWCLPGLPDTWNQLLYAALFM; from the exons ATGGGTTTCTACTTCATCTCTCTCCTTTTTCTTCCACTTCTATCAGTGTTTATCCTGTCGGGATCCAAGCAAGCCTTTGCTTCGGACAACACACTCCTCGTGAACACCGACCACCGCAACAGCACGGCGCATGGTGGGTTGTCGTCACTGAGGGGGAAGAAGCAGAGGAGTGGATGTAACTTGTTCCAAGGCCGATGGGTTTTTGATGCTTCTTACCCTTTCTATGATACATCCTCGTGTCCTTTCATCGACGGCGAGTTTAACTGTGGCAAGCGACCTGACAAACAGTTCCTCAAGTACTCATGGCAACCTGCATCTTGCAGTATCCCAAG GTTCGACGGTGCGGCGTTTCTGAGGAGATGGAGAGGGAAGCGAGTCATGTTCGTAGGAGACTCACTGAGTCTTAACATGTGGGAATCGTTAGGATGTATGATACATGCGTCGGTACCAAACGCCAAGTACACTTTTCTCAAGCGTACCCCACTCTCTACTATCACTTTCCAG GAATATGGAGTGACGTTATATCTATATAGAACACCATACATAGTGGATATAGCCAGAGAGAAAGTAGGACGTGTTCTTAACCTTGGAGCTATTGAAGGAGGTGCTAATGCTTGGAAAAACATGGACGTTCTTGTCTTCAATTCTTGGCATTGGTGGACTCACAAAGGCAATTCTCAAGG GTGGGATTACATTAGAGATGGGTCGTCTTTGGTGAGAGACATGAACCGTCTTGATGCTTTCTACAAAGGACTTAGCACTTGGGGTCGATGGGTTGACCAAAACGTCGATACCACCAAAACCAAAGTTTTCTTCCAAGGCATTTCTCCCACTCACTACGA GGGAAGGGAATGGAACGAGCCGAGAAAAAGTTGTACTGGGCAAATGCAGCCGTTGGGTGGATCAAATTACCCAAGTGGCCAGCCTGCATCTGCAGGAGTTGTGTCCAAAGTGTTGGGAGCGATGAAAACGCGTGTGTCCTTGCTTGATATCACCACGCTATCTCAGCTGAGAAAAGATGCTCATCCTTCTACTTATGGTGGCGATGGAGGAAATGATTGCAGCCACTGGTGCCTTCCCGGGTTGCCAGATACTTGGAACCAACTTCTCTACGCAGCTTTGTTCATGTGA